In Nocardia sp. NBC_00403, one DNA window encodes the following:
- a CDS encoding ATP-binding cassette domain-containing protein has protein sequence MTSGDEGEVMGTPGAATVVLEAAGLAKHYGSVQALRGANFQAKAGEVVALIGDNGAGKSTLVKCLSGAEQPDGGTILLDGRPVLLPTPTAARKLGVETVYQDLAVAPDLDPAANLFLGRELLRRGLAGKLGMLDKSAMRSRAVDHFRRLGVTLQNTDVPIGSLSGGQRQSVAVARAVMWASKVVFMDEPTAALGVVQRERVLDVIRRVRDQGIAVVLISHNMPEVLAVADRIEVLRLGRRVARFTAAEVTLEQLVGAMTGALTPEETP, from the coding sequence ATGACCTCGGGCGATGAGGGCGAGGTCATGGGAACACCGGGCGCTGCCACCGTGGTGCTGGAGGCTGCCGGGCTCGCCAAGCACTACGGCAGCGTGCAGGCATTGCGCGGTGCCAACTTTCAGGCCAAAGCAGGCGAGGTCGTCGCACTCATCGGTGACAACGGTGCGGGCAAGTCGACTCTGGTGAAATGCCTTTCCGGAGCCGAGCAACCGGACGGCGGCACCATCCTGCTCGACGGCAGGCCGGTGCTGCTGCCTACGCCGACCGCCGCGCGGAAGCTCGGTGTGGAAACCGTGTACCAGGATTTGGCGGTGGCCCCCGACCTCGACCCCGCCGCGAACCTGTTCCTCGGCCGCGAACTGCTGCGGCGCGGGCTTGCGGGCAAGCTCGGCATGCTGGACAAATCGGCCATGCGAAGCCGGGCGGTCGACCACTTTCGCCGACTCGGCGTCACCCTGCAGAACACCGACGTGCCGATCGGGTCGCTCTCGGGTGGGCAGCGGCAGAGCGTGGCCGTGGCCAGGGCGGTGATGTGGGCGAGCAAGGTGGTGTTCATGGACGAGCCGACCGCGGCGCTGGGTGTTGTCCAGCGCGAGCGTGTGCTCGACGTCATCCGTCGGGTGCGCGACCAGGGCATCGCGGTCGTGCTCATCAGCCACAACATGCCCGAGGTGCTGGCCGTCGCCGATCGCATCGAGGTGCTGCGGCTGGGTAGACGGGTGGCTCGCTTCACTGCAGCAGAGGTCACCTTGGAGCAGTTGGTCGGTGCGATGACCGGTGCACTGACGCCCGAGGAGACACCGTGA
- the idi gene encoding isopentenyl-diphosphate Delta-isomerase: protein MTETLSQPWTDREALPVELVDDAGHAVGACPVGQAHQAPGLLHRAFSVLLFDDAGRVLLQQRAAVKTRFPLLWSNTCCGHPAPGEPVVAAAAVRLDEELGLATDLTEVGIYRYQADDPATGRVEHEWDHVLIGRLDASAPRPDPAEVADYAWLQPDALRDALADEPESYTPWLAGVLDIAEKAHRRTGQ from the coding sequence GTGACCGAGACGCTCTCCCAGCCGTGGACCGACCGCGAGGCGCTGCCCGTCGAACTCGTCGACGACGCAGGCCACGCGGTCGGCGCGTGCCCGGTCGGACAGGCCCATCAGGCGCCGGGCCTGCTGCACCGCGCGTTCTCGGTCCTGCTGTTCGACGACGCGGGCCGGGTGCTGTTGCAGCAGCGTGCCGCGGTGAAGACCCGGTTCCCGCTGCTGTGGTCCAACACCTGTTGTGGCCACCCGGCACCCGGCGAGCCGGTGGTTGCCGCCGCCGCGGTGCGCCTCGACGAGGAGCTGGGCCTGGCCACCGACCTCACCGAGGTCGGCATCTACCGGTACCAGGCGGATGATCCGGCCACCGGCCGCGTCGAACACGAATGGGACCACGTGCTCATCGGCCGCCTCGACGCGAGCGCGCCCCGCCCCGATCCCGCCGAAGTCGCCGACTACGCGTGGCTCCAGCCCGACGCACTGCGTGACGCGTTGGCCGACGAACCGGAGAGCTACACCCCGTGGCTGGCGGGCGTGCTGGACATCGCCGAGAAGGCGCACCGCCGCACTGGACAGTAG
- a CDS encoding NCS1 family nucleobase:cation symporter-1, with protein sequence MTEMLTTAVPAPPETAAPATPAYDPRLTNEDLAPLRKQSWGSYNIFAFWMSDVHSVGGYVTAGSLFALGLASWQVLAALLIGITIVYFFCNLVAKPSQVTGVPYPVMCRSAFGVLGANIPAIIRGLIAVAWYGIQTFLASAALDVVLVKLFPPLAPYAVVGDYGFLGLSLLGWGSYLLLWVVQACVFWRGMESIRKFIDFCGPAVYVVMFALCGYLIAKAGWSAVDLKLGEVKYTGSASVPVMLGAIALVVSYFSGPMLNFGDFSRYGKSFAAVRRGNLLGLPVNFLLFSLLVVTTASLTVPVYGELITDPVATVARIDSTFAIVLGALTFTIATIGINIVANFISPAFDFSHVSPQRISWRAGGMIAAVGSILITPWNLYNNPDVIHYTLEVLGAFIGPLFGVLIADYYLVRKQKVIIDDLFTMSKTGTYWYSKGYNPAAIIATVVGAVVAVVPVLAKHVTGMYTAAQYSWFIGCGIGFAVYYLLAGRTRSAVQGVPA encoded by the coding sequence ATGACCGAAATGCTCACCACCGCGGTGCCCGCGCCGCCGGAGACGGCCGCGCCTGCCACACCCGCCTACGATCCACGACTGACCAACGAGGATCTCGCGCCGCTGCGCAAGCAGAGCTGGGGCTCCTACAACATCTTCGCGTTCTGGATGTCGGACGTGCACAGCGTGGGCGGCTACGTCACTGCGGGCAGCTTGTTCGCGCTCGGTCTGGCCAGCTGGCAGGTGCTCGCGGCGTTGCTGATCGGCATCACCATCGTCTACTTCTTCTGCAATCTGGTCGCCAAGCCGAGCCAGGTGACGGGCGTGCCCTATCCGGTGATGTGCCGCAGCGCTTTCGGAGTGCTCGGGGCGAATATCCCCGCCATCATCCGCGGCTTGATCGCGGTGGCCTGGTACGGCATCCAGACCTTCCTGGCCTCCGCAGCGCTGGATGTTGTTCTGGTGAAACTCTTTCCGCCGCTCGCGCCCTATGCGGTTGTCGGTGACTACGGTTTCCTCGGGCTTTCGCTGCTCGGCTGGGGCAGCTACCTGCTGCTGTGGGTGGTGCAGGCGTGTGTGTTCTGGCGCGGCATGGAGTCCATCCGCAAATTCATCGACTTCTGCGGTCCCGCTGTATATGTCGTGATGTTCGCGCTGTGCGGCTACCTCATCGCCAAGGCGGGCTGGAGCGCCGTCGACCTGAAGCTCGGCGAGGTGAAGTACACCGGCTCGGCCTCGGTGCCGGTGATGCTGGGCGCTATCGCGCTGGTGGTGTCCTACTTCTCCGGTCCGATGCTCAACTTCGGCGACTTCTCCCGTTACGGAAAGTCTTTTGCGGCCGTGCGGCGCGGCAACCTGCTCGGCCTCCCGGTCAATTTCCTGCTGTTCTCGCTGCTCGTGGTCACCACCGCATCGCTGACGGTTCCGGTTTACGGCGAACTGATCACCGATCCGGTCGCGACCGTCGCGCGCATCGACAGCACCTTCGCGATCGTGCTCGGTGCGCTGACTTTCACCATCGCCACCATCGGCATCAATATCGTCGCCAACTTCATCTCACCCGCGTTCGACTTCTCCCATGTCAGCCCGCAGCGAATCAGCTGGCGGGCGGGCGGCATGATCGCCGCGGTCGGGTCGATTCTCATCACGCCGTGGAACCTCTACAACAACCCCGACGTCATCCACTACACCCTCGAGGTGCTCGGCGCCTTCATCGGCCCACTGTTCGGTGTGCTCATCGCCGACTACTACCTGGTGCGCAAACAGAAAGTGATCATCGACGATCTGTTCACCATGTCGAAGACCGGAACCTACTGGTACAGCAAGGGATACAACCCCGCCGCGATCATCGCGACGGTCGTCGGCGCCGTCGTCGCGGTGGTCCCGGTGCTCGCCAAACATGTCACCGGGATGTATACCGCCGCGCAGTACAGCTGGTTCATCGGCTGCGGCATCGGGTTCGCGGTCTATTACCTGCTGGCCGGCCGGACCAGGTCGGCAGTGCAGGGAGTTCCTGCTTGA
- the ilvA gene encoding threonine ammonia-lyase — MELLGLDRIKAAAALLAPVIRRTPVVASRALSERSETEVWLKCENLQRTGSFKPRGAYNRIANSSLEERANGVVAASAGNHAQGVAWAATSLGIESTVFMPVGASLPKLAATKAYGARVLQVGETVDDALDAALDFAERGGATLIHPFDHPDIVAGQATVGLEILDQLPEVGTVLVPTGGGGLLAGVAVALHHLAPQVRVIGVQAAEAAAWPDSLAAGKPVRAGRMSTMADGIAVGLPGAVPFAHVAEYVTTMLTVDEDALSKALLLCLERGKLIVEPAGAAAVAALMSYPVAELGLRGPVCAILSGGNIDPLLLTRLIGHGLSAAGRYLAVRVTIVDRPGGLSSLLGVVGKTGASVVDVAHSRTGTWLALNEVEVSLTLETRGPNHRNDVLDALTESGYVVRVED, encoded by the coding sequence ATGGAGTTGCTTGGGCTGGATCGGATCAAGGCGGCTGCGGCGCTACTTGCGCCGGTGATTCGGCGGACGCCGGTGGTGGCATCGCGGGCATTGTCGGAGCGATCCGAGACCGAGGTGTGGCTCAAATGTGAGAACTTGCAGCGGACAGGGTCGTTCAAGCCGCGCGGCGCCTACAACAGGATCGCGAATTCGAGCCTCGAGGAGCGGGCCAATGGTGTGGTCGCGGCGAGCGCGGGCAATCATGCGCAAGGAGTAGCCTGGGCGGCGACGTCACTCGGAATCGAGTCGACGGTGTTCATGCCGGTGGGTGCATCGCTGCCGAAACTGGCGGCCACCAAGGCATATGGCGCGCGGGTGCTGCAAGTGGGCGAGACCGTCGATGACGCGCTCGACGCGGCGCTCGACTTCGCGGAGCGCGGCGGGGCGACGTTGATCCATCCGTTCGACCACCCCGACATCGTGGCCGGGCAGGCAACGGTGGGGCTGGAGATCCTGGATCAATTGCCCGAGGTCGGGACGGTGCTCGTGCCCACCGGTGGTGGCGGGCTGCTCGCCGGTGTCGCGGTCGCGCTGCACCATCTCGCCCCGCAGGTGCGGGTGATCGGCGTGCAGGCCGCCGAGGCTGCGGCCTGGCCCGATTCGCTGGCGGCAGGCAAGCCGGTCCGGGCCGGGCGAATGTCGACGATGGCCGACGGCATCGCAGTCGGGCTACCGGGTGCGGTGCCGTTCGCGCACGTTGCCGAGTACGTGACGACCATGCTGACCGTCGATGAGGACGCACTGTCCAAGGCGCTGCTGTTGTGTCTGGAACGAGGGAAACTGATCGTCGAACCGGCCGGCGCCGCTGCGGTCGCGGCGTTGATGAGTTACCCGGTGGCGGAACTCGGACTGCGCGGACCGGTCTGCGCGATCCTGTCCGGCGGCAATATCGACCCGCTGCTGTTGACCCGGCTGATCGGCCACGGCCTGAGCGCCGCGGGCCGCTACCTCGCGGTGCGAGTGACAATCGTGGATCGTCCCGGTGGACTCAGCAGCCTGCTCGGCGTGGTCGGGAAAACGGGAGCGAGCGTGGTCGACGTGGCGCACTCGCGCACCGGCACCTGGCTGGCCCTGAACGAGGTGGAGGTATCGCTGACGCTCGAGACTCGTGGACCGAACCACCGCAACGACGTCCTCGATGCCTTGACCGAGTCCGGATATGTTGTCCGCGTGGAAGATTGA
- a CDS encoding aspartate/glutamate racemase family protein has translation MRIRVVNPNTTRAMTETIERCAKAVAGPGTRLDAVTSEMGPASIESHYDEALSIPGLLAAIQRGEREGIDGYVIACFGDPGLDAGRELAGGPVIGIAEAAMHAASHLGRGFSVVTTLNRTIGRAEELAQRYGMQRFCRGVHACEVPVLALETDPQARKIVTEACREAVEADGSDAIVLGCAGMADLCEHIRDEIGVPVVDGVAAATLTVQSLLTLGVRKSGRGEFAAPPTKTYSGLLSSFGA, from the coding sequence ATGCGTATCCGGGTCGTCAATCCGAACACCACCCGGGCGATGACCGAGACGATCGAGCGCTGTGCCAAGGCCGTCGCAGGCCCCGGCACCCGGCTCGACGCGGTCACCTCCGAGATGGGACCCGCCTCGATCGAAAGTCACTACGACGAAGCCCTGAGCATCCCGGGCCTGCTCGCCGCGATCCAGCGCGGCGAGCGGGAGGGCATAGACGGGTACGTGATCGCGTGTTTCGGCGACCCCGGCCTCGATGCCGGCCGGGAACTGGCGGGTGGCCCGGTGATCGGCATCGCGGAGGCGGCGATGCACGCGGCCAGCCATCTCGGCCGCGGGTTCAGTGTCGTCACCACGTTGAACCGAACCATCGGTCGCGCGGAAGAACTTGCGCAACGCTATGGCATGCAGCGCTTCTGTCGGGGCGTGCACGCCTGCGAGGTACCGGTGCTTGCGTTGGAAACGGATCCGCAGGCACGCAAAATCGTTACCGAGGCCTGCCGGGAGGCGGTGGAAGCCGATGGTTCCGACGCGATCGTGCTCGGCTGCGCGGGAATGGCCGACCTGTGCGAGCACATTCGCGACGAAATCGGTGTGCCGGTGGTCGACGGTGTGGCCGCCGCGACCCTGACCGTGCAGTCGTTGCTCACCCTCGGTGTGCGCAAGTCGGGGCGGGGAGAGTTCGCCGCGCCGCCGACCAAGACCTACTCCGGGCTGCTGAGCTCCTTCGGAGCCTGA
- a CDS encoding ABC transporter permease — protein sequence MSNDEAVSVDGKGRELPERTVLQRLLGASTVWIGVVLVGLCVAFSVIRPDAFPTRFTVQTLLIETSVLLVLSVGMTFVIITSGIDLSVGMVLIFAGVLGAKTMEWLSPDENATAAGWGIIGLGFLISVVGGGIWGLLNGLLVAKAKIPPFIVTLGSFGAALGAAQLITGGVDTRTVPDKLRNSLGFGTSLGGVPNLVLVATVVTVLAAWVLRTTRFGRYTYAIGSNEEAARRSGIAVTRHLVLVYLMTGLLAGLAGFMNLAYFGTTTIGGHGTDNLDAIAGVVIGGTSLFGGVGTVLGTVIGVFIPSVLRKGFVIAGVPVFWQPIAVSAVLVGAVWFDQLRRRARDR from the coding sequence ATGAGCAACGACGAAGCCGTCAGCGTCGATGGCAAGGGCCGGGAACTGCCCGAACGCACTGTGCTGCAACGACTGCTCGGTGCGAGCACGGTGTGGATCGGTGTTGTGCTGGTCGGCTTGTGCGTGGCGTTCAGCGTGATTCGGCCCGATGCGTTTCCCACCCGCTTCACCGTGCAGACCCTGCTGATCGAAACATCGGTGCTGCTGGTGCTTTCGGTCGGGATGACCTTCGTCATCATCACCTCGGGCATCGATCTCTCGGTCGGGATGGTGCTGATCTTCGCCGGGGTGCTCGGCGCCAAAACCATGGAATGGCTGAGCCCCGATGAGAATGCCACGGCGGCGGGTTGGGGCATCATCGGTCTCGGGTTCCTGATTTCCGTTGTCGGCGGCGGGATCTGGGGACTGCTGAACGGGCTGCTCGTGGCCAAAGCCAAGATTCCGCCGTTTATCGTCACGCTCGGGTCGTTCGGCGCCGCACTCGGTGCGGCGCAGCTGATCACCGGCGGCGTCGACACCAGGACCGTGCCCGACAAGCTGCGCAACTCACTGGGGTTCGGCACCTCACTGGGCGGTGTGCCGAATCTGGTGCTGGTCGCCACCGTGGTCACCGTGCTCGCTGCCTGGGTGCTGCGCACCACGAGGTTCGGCCGCTATACCTACGCGATCGGTTCCAACGAAGAGGCCGCGCGCCGCTCGGGGATCGCGGTCACCCGCCACCTCGTGCTGGTCTATCTGATGACGGGATTGCTCGCCGGGCTGGCGGGTTTCATGAACCTCGCCTACTTCGGCACCACCACCATCGGTGGACACGGCACCGACAATCTGGATGCCATCGCGGGCGTAGTGATCGGCGGGACCAGCCTTTTCGGCGGCGTCGGCACCGTTCTGGGCACGGTGATCGGGGTGTTCATTCCCTCGGTGCTGCGCAAGGGTTTCGTCATCGCCGGGGTGCCGGTGTTCTGGCAGCCGATCGCGGTGAGCGCGGTTCTGGTCGGGGCGGTGTGGTTCGACCAGCTCCGCCGCAGGGCGCGGGACCGATAG
- a CDS encoding GntR family transcriptional regulator gives MPPRRRSALLARLVVDEPGRPQIILGELRRVILDGAVPPCTVIPLREVAELFGVSHIPVREALKTLLGEGLVTHQPHGGYTVAQLTANELREMYIVRETLETAALAVAAMNASDADRAHLIAVNTLLEHAIRDDDPVAYHRQSRLFHVALTRPSRLFRLLHMLESAWNVTEPVQSMVHISRADRIRLHTDHALMMDAFLARDVDRLLLIAERHHRRLETVIATLPTDTGLLAPEDISAAQ, from the coding sequence ATGCCTCCACGGAGACGTTCGGCGCTGCTCGCGAGGTTGGTTGTCGATGAACCGGGCCGGCCGCAGATCATTCTCGGCGAACTGCGCCGGGTGATCCTCGACGGGGCCGTGCCACCGTGCACGGTGATCCCGCTGCGTGAGGTCGCCGAATTGTTCGGAGTCAGCCACATCCCGGTCCGCGAAGCGCTCAAGACGCTGTTGGGGGAGGGCCTTGTCACCCATCAACCGCACGGCGGCTACACGGTGGCCCAGCTCACGGCCAACGAGCTGCGGGAAATGTACATCGTGCGCGAGACCCTGGAGACGGCAGCGCTCGCGGTGGCGGCGATGAACGCATCGGACGCCGATCGTGCGCACCTGATAGCGGTGAACACCCTTCTGGAGCATGCGATCCGGGACGACGACCCGGTCGCCTACCATCGGCAGTCCCGACTTTTCCATGTCGCACTGACCCGGCCGTCACGTCTGTTCCGTTTGCTGCACATGCTCGAGTCGGCGTGGAATGTCACCGAACCGGTGCAGTCGATGGTGCACATCAGCCGCGCCGACCGAATCCGCCTGCACACCGACCACGCGCTGATGATGGACGCCTTCCTCGCCCGTGACGTCGATCGCCTGCTGCTCATCGCCGAACGCCATCACCGCAGGCTCGAGACGGTTATCGCGACCCTGCCCACCGATACCGGGCTGCTGGCGCCGGAAGATATATCTGCCGCGCAATAG
- a CDS encoding serine hydrolase domain-containing protein, with protein sequence MTTLPTTQTVDRRFVSLVAEFDRLFRRPSDGGGSLVVYLRGEPVVDVWAGFAHPGVPWAHDSVAMAYSTGKGVASTLLHRLAERGLLDYDEPVATYWPEFASAGKELITVRALLTHRAGLHRLRGLLPGPVDRFLDDAAVTAALAAATPDSRHLVTSGYHGITFGHLVAELVRRISGATFTDALRTEIAEPLAAADLWFRVPASERGRIATNFPRLTVAGLDWDNGARLMSRTRFAAAADTTPQGFADLVSDPRLHDSVMPGVNGVFSARSLARVYGALANGGRLDGFQLLRSETIELITRRQVFTPDYVLAFRIPWALGYHGVPMKPSKAEPVSAFGHFGLGGSGAFADPATGMSLGFVTNRLGGKLTPLGDARLARLGAIAHNLAKAA encoded by the coding sequence ATGACCACTCTTCCGACAACTCAAACCGTCGATCGGCGCTTCGTGAGTCTGGTCGCCGAATTCGACCGGTTGTTCCGGCGGCCCTCCGACGGTGGCGGATCCCTCGTGGTATACCTGCGCGGCGAACCGGTGGTCGATGTCTGGGCCGGTTTCGCGCACCCTGGGGTGCCGTGGGCGCACGACTCGGTGGCCATGGCGTACTCCACCGGCAAAGGTGTCGCCTCGACCCTGCTGCACCGGCTTGCCGAGCGCGGCCTACTGGACTACGACGAGCCCGTCGCCACCTACTGGCCCGAATTCGCTTCCGCGGGAAAGGAACTCATCACCGTGCGCGCGTTGCTGACCCACCGGGCCGGGCTGCACCGGCTGCGCGGGCTGCTGCCGGGTCCGGTGGACCGCTTCCTGGACGACGCCGCGGTGACAGCCGCGCTCGCCGCCGCGACCCCCGATTCACGACACCTGGTGACCAGCGGCTATCACGGAATCACCTTCGGCCACTTGGTCGCCGAGTTGGTACGCAGGATCAGCGGTGCGACATTCACCGATGCGCTGCGCACCGAAATCGCGGAACCGCTTGCCGCAGCGGATCTCTGGTTTCGTGTACCAGCATCCGAGCGCGGCAGGATCGCCACCAACTTTCCCCGGCTGACCGTCGCGGGCCTCGACTGGGACAACGGCGCCCGGCTCATGTCGAGGACCAGGTTCGCCGCGGCCGCCGACACCACGCCGCAGGGTTTCGCCGACCTGGTGTCCGATCCACGCCTGCACGATTCGGTCATGCCAGGCGTCAACGGTGTCTTCTCCGCGCGCTCGCTGGCCCGCGTGTACGGCGCCCTCGCCAACGGCGGCCGACTCGACGGCTTCCAGCTGCTGCGATCCGAAACCATCGAGCTCATCACCCGACGCCAAGTCTTCACCCCCGACTATGTCCTTGCCTTCCGCATCCCCTGGGCCCTCGGTTACCACGGGGTCCCGATGAAGCCCTCCAAAGCCGAACCCGTCTCAGCCTTCGGCCATTTCGGCCTCGGCGGTTCGGGAGCCTTCGCCGACCCGGCCACCGGTATGTCCCTCGGCTTCGTCACCAACCGCCTCGGCGGCAAGCTCACCCCGCTCGGCGACGCCCGCCTCGCCCGCCTCGGCGCCATCGCGCATAACCTCGCCAAGGCTGCGTGA
- the argH gene encoding argininosuccinate lyase, with protein sequence MTQSGSTNEGALWGGRFASGPAAAMAALSKSTQFDWVLAPYDIRASKAHARVLHKAGLLSESDLAAMLDGLDRLAADVDSGAYGPAESDEDVHGALERGLIERVGTELGGRLRAGRSRNDQVATLFRMWLRDAVRRVAAGLLEVVDALVAQAAAHPDAVMPGKTHLQAAQPVLLAHHLLAHAHPLLRDIDRLRDFDKRAAVSPYGSGALAGSSLGLDPEAIAAELDFDASAANSIDATSARDFAAEAAFVLAMIGVDLSRMAEEVIIWSTPEFGYITLADAWSTGSSIMPQKKNPDVSELTRGKAGRLIGNLTGLLATLKAQPLAYNRDLQEDKEPLFDSVAQLELLLPAIAGLVSTLSFHTDRMAELAPAGFTLATDIAEWLVRQGVPFRVAHEAAGGCVRAAEARGVGLDELTDAEFAAVDPALTPQVREVLTVQGSISSRNARGGTAGVQVAKQIDEIRGTAGELRGWLA encoded by the coding sequence ATGACGCAGAGCGGCAGCACCAACGAAGGGGCGCTCTGGGGCGGACGTTTCGCGTCCGGTCCAGCCGCGGCGATGGCAGCGCTCAGCAAGTCGACGCAGTTCGACTGGGTGCTGGCTCCCTACGATATTCGCGCGTCGAAGGCGCACGCACGGGTGCTGCACAAGGCCGGGCTGCTGTCGGAATCCGATCTCGCCGCGATGCTCGACGGCCTGGATCGCCTTGCCGCCGATGTGGACTCCGGGGCCTACGGACCTGCGGAGTCCGACGAGGATGTGCACGGTGCGCTGGAGCGGGGACTGATCGAGCGGGTCGGCACCGAGCTCGGTGGCAGGCTGCGCGCGGGGCGGTCGCGAAACGACCAGGTGGCCACGCTGTTCCGGATGTGGCTGCGCGACGCGGTCCGTCGGGTCGCGGCCGGTCTGCTCGAGGTGGTCGACGCGCTTGTCGCCCAGGCGGCCGCTCACCCCGACGCGGTGATGCCCGGCAAGACGCATCTGCAGGCCGCGCAGCCGGTGCTGCTCGCACATCATCTGCTCGCCCACGCCCATCCGCTGCTGCGCGATATCGACCGGCTGCGTGACTTCGACAAGCGGGCGGCGGTGTCGCCCTACGGTTCCGGGGCGCTGGCAGGTTCCTCGCTCGGTCTGGACCCGGAGGCGATTGCCGCCGAACTGGATTTCGACGCGTCGGCGGCCAATTCGATCGATGCCACCTCCGCCCGCGACTTCGCGGCCGAGGCGGCGTTCGTGCTGGCCATGATCGGTGTCGACCTCAGTCGGATGGCCGAAGAGGTCATTATCTGGAGCACACCGGAATTCGGCTACATCACTCTCGCCGACGCCTGGTCCACCGGATCGTCGATCATGCCGCAGAAGAAGAATCCGGACGTCTCCGAACTCACCCGCGGCAAGGCAGGACGCCTGATCGGCAACCTCACCGGCCTGCTCGCCACCCTCAAAGCGCAACCACTCGCCTACAACCGGGATCTGCAGGAGGACAAGGAACCCCTGTTCGACTCGGTCGCCCAGCTGGAACTGCTGCTACCTGCCATCGCCGGCCTCGTCTCGACGCTGAGCTTCCACACCGACCGGATGGCCGAACTCGCCCCTGCCGGTTTCACACTCGCGACCGATATTGCCGAATGGCTTGTCCGCCAGGGCGTCCCGTTCCGCGTTGCGCACGAGGCGGCGGGTGGCTGTGTCCGCGCTGCCGAGGCGCGCGGCGTCGGGCTCGACGAGCTGACCGACGCGGAGTTCGCGGCCGTCGACCCGGCACTGACGCCGCAGGTCCGCGAAGTGCTGACAGTGCAGGGGTCGATCTCCTCGCGCAACGCCCGCGGCGGCACGGCAGGTGTCCAGGTCGCGAAGCAGATCGACGAAATCCGCGGCACGGCAGGGGAATTGCGCGGCTGGCTGGCGTGA
- a CDS encoding DMT family transporter has translation MLLLALAIASEVTATVSLKISDGFSKLVPSIIVVIGYGAAFYFLSQALKRGMAIGVAYGIWSAVGVAAIAIIGVLFLDERLTLVQIGGIGLVILGVLALELGGVH, from the coding sequence ATGCTGCTGTTGGCGCTGGCCATTGCGTCCGAGGTGACCGCGACCGTTTCGCTGAAGATCTCCGACGGATTCAGCAAGCTCGTGCCCTCGATCATCGTTGTCATCGGTTACGGCGCAGCGTTCTATTTCCTGTCGCAGGCGCTGAAGCGCGGTATGGCCATCGGTGTCGCTTACGGGATCTGGTCGGCCGTCGGTGTCGCCGCGATCGCCATCATCGGAGTGCTGTTCTTGGATGAGCGATTGACCCTGGTGCAGATCGGGGGCATCGGCCTGGTGATCCTCGGTGTGCTCGCGCTCGAGCTCGGCGGCGTCCACTGA
- a CDS encoding ABC transporter substrate-binding protein, which yields MRVAKRTAVLISAIVAVGTVVVSCSGEVSNSGGTDAKKLVLIPGVADEPFYISMQCGAQDEATKLGYKLDTQAPTKFDAGSQTPVLTGVMANKPGGILIAPTHATAMANPIQQAKNAGIKIVEVDTALDDTSVALSSISSDNKKGGELAAATLAKLVGEKGPVLVINTKAGTSTTDARAQGFEAALQHYPGMTSLGVQYNNNEAAQAASIVTATLAAHPDLAGVFATNLSSAEGAATGLRNANKLGQVKLVGFDASPKQVEDLKAGTVQALIAQDPGGIGAKGVDQAVAALEGKPVTRNIQTDMVAITQADMDANAKYFYKRKC from the coding sequence ATGAGGGTGGCGAAGCGGACCGCGGTGCTGATCAGCGCGATAGTAGCGGTCGGCACGGTGGTCGTGTCGTGTAGTGGCGAAGTGAGCAATTCCGGCGGGACGGACGCCAAAAAGCTGGTTCTCATTCCCGGCGTCGCCGACGAACCTTTCTATATCTCCATGCAGTGCGGCGCGCAGGACGAGGCGACGAAGCTCGGCTACAAGCTGGATACCCAGGCGCCGACCAAGTTCGACGCCGGATCGCAGACGCCGGTGCTGACTGGGGTGATGGCCAACAAGCCCGGCGGCATCCTGATCGCGCCGACACACGCAACGGCGATGGCGAATCCGATCCAGCAGGCCAAGAACGCGGGGATCAAGATTGTCGAAGTGGACACCGCGCTCGACGACACATCCGTTGCGCTGTCGTCGATTTCGTCCGACAACAAGAAGGGCGGCGAACTCGCGGCCGCCACCTTGGCGAAGCTGGTCGGGGAGAAGGGGCCGGTACTGGTGATCAACACCAAGGCAGGCACCTCCACCACCGACGCACGCGCCCAAGGCTTCGAGGCGGCGCTGCAGCACTATCCCGGCATGACCTCGCTCGGCGTGCAGTACAACAACAACGAGGCCGCCCAAGCCGCCTCGATCGTGACCGCCACGCTCGCCGCCCACCCGGACCTTGCCGGTGTATTCGCGACGAACCTGAGCTCGGCCGAGGGCGCGGCAACCGGTCTGCGCAATGCGAACAAGCTCGGCCAAGTCAAACTGGTCGGCTTCGACGCAAGCCCCAAACAGGTCGAGGACCTGAAGGCGGGCACCGTGCAGGCGCTGATCGCCCAAGACCCGGGTGGCATCGGAGCCAAGGGTGTCGACCAAGCTGTCGCTGCGTTGGAGGGCAAGCCGGTCACCAGGAACATCCAGACCGACATGGTCGCGATCACTCAGGCGGATATGGACGCCAACGCGAAGTACTTCTACAAGAGAAAGTGCTGA